The Burkholderia cepacia ATCC 25416 genome includes a window with the following:
- a CDS encoding cytochrome-c peroxidase → MSEGVRCDGRHARGRQTLRTLAAAVLAGLTLAAHAAPAETVLLPGAPPSRVVDTVGNGTPQVTGKIDAATARFAPDPTLVALGRRIFFDSRLSEPRGMSCAGCHDPGRAFAPTLSAASLAGPGVPEGSRPGRFSQRNAPSLLYVRYVPRRHFYQDDDAPAPSPFGGLFSDGRADTLAEQIRGPLFDPNEMNNGSPAALLRKVDATELAPDLAARFGASVRRDPGQLVRALGLAVEAYLQSDEMAPFTSRFDAFLRTRKPLAPAEMRGLALFRNPDKGNCTSCHTLSETSSRPERSLFTDFGYDAIAVPRNRALPANRDPRHFDNGLCDTARRLRWPEPTQWCGYLRTPGLRNVALKQTFMHNGVFTTLRDAVAFYNTRSTDPGFWYHGAGTFDDVPAAYRGNINVNSTPMNRRPGTPPALTDAEIDDIVAFLGTLTDARYTGSTASAAPAAPVAPAAAVARVTRTAAPAR, encoded by the coding sequence GTGAGTGAAGGAGTTCGATGTGACGGCCGCCATGCGCGCGGCCGGCAAACGCTGCGCACGCTGGCCGCTGCCGTGCTCGCGGGCCTGACGCTCGCGGCGCACGCCGCGCCGGCCGAAACCGTCCTGCTTCCCGGTGCGCCGCCGTCGCGAGTCGTCGACACGGTCGGCAACGGCACGCCGCAGGTGACGGGCAAGATCGATGCGGCGACCGCGCGCTTCGCGCCCGACCCGACGCTCGTCGCGCTCGGCCGCCGGATCTTCTTCGATTCACGGCTGTCCGAGCCGCGCGGCATGTCGTGCGCGGGCTGCCACGACCCGGGCCGCGCGTTCGCGCCGACGCTGTCGGCCGCCTCGCTCGCGGGGCCCGGCGTGCCGGAAGGCAGCCGTCCCGGGCGTTTCAGCCAGCGCAACGCGCCGTCGCTGCTCTATGTGCGCTACGTGCCGCGCCGCCACTTCTACCAGGACGACGACGCGCCCGCACCGTCGCCGTTTGGCGGCCTGTTCAGCGACGGCCGCGCGGATACGCTCGCCGAGCAGATCCGCGGGCCGCTGTTCGATCCGAACGAGATGAACAACGGGTCGCCGGCCGCGCTGCTGCGCAAGGTGGACGCAACCGAACTCGCGCCCGATCTCGCCGCGCGCTTCGGCGCGTCGGTGCGGCGCGATCCCGGGCAACTGGTGCGGGCGCTGGGCCTGGCCGTCGAGGCCTATCTGCAGAGCGACGAGATGGCGCCGTTCACGTCGCGTTTCGACGCGTTCCTGCGCACGCGCAAGCCGCTCGCGCCGGCCGAGATGCGCGGCCTCGCGCTGTTCCGGAATCCGGACAAGGGCAACTGCACGAGCTGCCACACGCTGTCGGAGACGTCGAGCCGACCGGAGCGTTCGCTCTTCACCGATTTCGGCTACGACGCGATCGCGGTGCCGCGCAACCGCGCGCTGCCGGCGAACCGCGATCCGCGTCATTTCGACAACGGGCTGTGCGACACCGCCCGGCGGCTGCGCTGGCCCGAGCCGACGCAATGGTGCGGCTACCTGCGCACACCGGGGCTGCGCAACGTCGCGCTCAAGCAGACGTTCATGCACAACGGCGTGTTCACGACGCTGCGCGACGCGGTCGCGTTCTACAACACGCGCTCGACCGACCCGGGCTTCTGGTATCACGGGGCCGGAACGTTCGACGATGTGCCGGCCGCCTATCGCGGCAACATCAACGTCAACTCGACGCCGATGAACCGCCGGCCCGGCACGCCGCCCGCGCTGACCGACGCGGAGATCGACGACATCGTCGCGTTCCTCGGCACGCTGACCGACGCGCGCTATACGGGGAGCACCGCCTCCGCGGCGCCCGCTGCCCCGGTCGCCCCTGCGGCCGCTGTTGCCCGGGTCACGCGCACCGCCGCGCCGGCTCGCTGA
- a CDS encoding PLP-dependent aminotransferase family protein, producing MTPFTDSSRPPLPMDGEPLYERLAEHYRRIIAAGTLSPGDRMPSVRAFMAQHGVSLSTAIQAFRRLEDAGWCEAKPRSGYFVRRRAAVALETLPESDGPPLSVEPPFAGLHERVSRVIDRANATPDALNLGGASALATLYPAEPLQALAIRLLRRKPTLLTDAGPVGGSPEFRQTMAKRALSYGVTVTPDDVMSTSGGVDAVNLALRAVARPGDTIAIESPAFFGLIQLLESLGLRALEIPASPTTGLSIEALEVALTAYPDIRAVVVVPNLQNPLGCVMPDGRKAALVSLCSRHGVAVIEDEPYRELVEAPQTVKPVKAWDRDGTVIYCPSFNKVLAPGMRLGWISAGRWHARVKMLKFAHSRHNAALLQAVAAEFVGSGAFDRHLRRFREQLRVQRDVTIDAIARHFPAGTRMNQPPGGMLLWIALPDGVRSEALFDAALAHGVRIAPGAIFSNSDRFDGYIRLACTRVFDAAHEAAFETLGRLVREAMAPR from the coding sequence ATGACGCCTTTCACCGATTCATCCCGCCCACCGTTGCCGATGGACGGCGAGCCGCTTTACGAGCGGCTCGCCGAGCATTACCGCCGCATCATCGCGGCCGGCACGCTGTCGCCCGGCGACCGGATGCCGTCGGTGCGGGCGTTCATGGCACAGCACGGCGTGAGTCTGTCGACCGCGATTCAGGCGTTCCGGCGGCTCGAGGATGCGGGCTGGTGCGAGGCGAAGCCGCGCTCCGGCTACTTCGTGCGGCGCCGCGCGGCTGTCGCGCTCGAAACGCTGCCGGAAAGCGACGGGCCGCCGCTGAGCGTCGAGCCGCCGTTCGCGGGCCTGCACGAGCGCGTGTCGCGTGTGATCGACCGCGCCAACGCGACGCCCGATGCGCTGAATCTCGGCGGCGCGTCCGCGCTGGCCACGCTGTATCCGGCCGAGCCCCTGCAGGCGCTCGCGATCCGGTTGTTGCGGCGCAAGCCTACCTTGCTGACCGATGCGGGGCCCGTCGGCGGCTCGCCCGAGTTCCGGCAGACGATGGCCAAGCGCGCGCTGTCGTATGGCGTGACGGTGACGCCGGACGACGTGATGTCGACGAGCGGCGGCGTCGATGCCGTGAATCTCGCGTTGCGTGCGGTCGCGCGCCCCGGCGACACGATCGCGATCGAATCGCCCGCGTTCTTCGGCCTGATCCAGTTGCTCGAAAGCCTCGGCTTGCGCGCCCTCGAAATTCCGGCCAGCCCGACGACCGGCCTGTCGATCGAGGCGCTCGAAGTGGCGCTGACCGCGTATCCGGACATTCGTGCCGTGGTGGTCGTGCCGAACCTGCAGAACCCGCTCGGCTGCGTGATGCCCGACGGGCGCAAGGCCGCGCTCGTCTCGCTCTGTTCGCGCCACGGCGTGGCCGTGATCGAGGACGAGCCCTATCGCGAACTCGTCGAAGCGCCGCAGACGGTCAAGCCGGTCAAGGCATGGGACCGCGACGGCACGGTGATCTACTGCCCATCGTTCAACAAGGTGCTGGCCCCCGGGATGCGGCTCGGCTGGATAAGCGCGGGGCGCTGGCACGCGCGCGTGAAGATGCTGAAATTCGCGCACAGCCGGCACAATGCCGCGTTACTGCAGGCCGTTGCGGCCGAATTCGTCGGTTCGGGCGCGTTCGATCGCCATCTGCGCCGGTTCCGCGAACAGCTGCGCGTGCAGCGCGACGTGACGATCGACGCGATTGCACGGCATTTCCCGGCCGGAACCCGGATGAACCAGCCGCCGGGCGGGATGCTGCTGTGGATCGCGTTGCCGGACGGCGTGCGCTCCGAGGCGCTGTTCGATGCCGCGCTGGCGCACGGGGTCAGGATCGCGCCCGGGGCGATCTTCTCGAATTCCGACCGCTTCGACGGCTATATCCGGCTCGCTTGCACGCGCGTGTTCGATGCGGCGCACGAAGCGGCGTTCGAAACGCTCGGCCGCCTCGTGCGGGAAGCCATGGCGCCCAGGTAG
- a CDS encoding DUF6691 family protein: MQAGFAFLAGLLFGVGLIVSGMANPQKVLGFLDLAGRWDPSLAFVMAGATGVAVFAFAWAKRRARSWLGLPMQLPALRAITVRLVAGSAVFGIGWGIAGFCPGPAIVSIGFGSAKGIGFVVAMLAGMAVFEWFERRRSVR, translated from the coding sequence ATGCAGGCAGGATTCGCGTTTCTGGCGGGGCTGCTGTTCGGCGTCGGCCTCATCGTGTCGGGCATGGCCAATCCGCAGAAGGTGCTCGGTTTTCTCGACCTGGCGGGCCGCTGGGATCCATCGCTCGCGTTCGTGATGGCCGGCGCGACCGGGGTGGCCGTGTTCGCGTTCGCATGGGCGAAGCGCCGGGCGCGGTCATGGCTCGGCCTGCCGATGCAGTTGCCGGCCCTGCGGGCGATCACCGTGCGCCTGGTTGCCGGAAGTGCCGTGTTCGGCATCGGCTGGGGGATCGCCGGGTTCTGCCCGGGGCCCGCGATCGTGTCGATCGGCTTCGGGTCGGCGAAGGGGATCGGGTTCGTCGTCGCGATGCTGGCCGGGATGGCGGTATTCGAGTGGTTCGAACGGCGCAGAAGCGTGCGGTGA
- a CDS encoding YeeE/YedE family protein, translated as MQLDALHFTPWLSLAGGVLIGLAAAWLVAFNGRIAGISGIVGGLLTARAGERGWRAAFVAGLVAAPLAMRVAGNSLTPQVDAGWFELVTAGLLVGIGTRYAGGCTSGHGVCGMSRGALRSVVATAVFMVAGFATVFVRRHVLGG; from the coding sequence ATGCAGCTTGATGCGCTTCATTTCACGCCGTGGCTGTCGCTGGCCGGCGGCGTGCTGATCGGGCTCGCCGCCGCGTGGCTCGTCGCGTTCAACGGCCGGATCGCGGGCATCAGCGGCATCGTCGGCGGCTTGCTCACGGCACGCGCCGGCGAGCGCGGTTGGCGCGCCGCGTTCGTCGCCGGGCTGGTCGCGGCACCGCTTGCGATGCGCGTCGCAGGGAACAGCCTGACGCCGCAGGTCGATGCGGGCTGGTTCGAACTGGTGACGGCCGGGCTGCTGGTCGGAATCGGCACGCGGTACGCGGGAGGCTGCACGAGCGGCCACGGCGTGTGCGGGATGTCGCGCGGTGCGCTGCGTTCGGTGGTCGCGACGGCGGTCTTCATGGTCGCGGGCTTCGCGACCGTATTCGTGCGACGGCACGTGCTGGGAGGCTGA
- a CDS encoding ArsR/SmtB family transcription factor, producing MNDDLSAGFPEPDQMRAAAESACALLKVLSNPDRLMLLCELSQGERCVSDLEAALDIRQPTLSQQLGVLRDNALVRTRRDGKNIHYSLDSPAAIAVMGVLYEQFCGPAAKGRRDAA from the coding sequence ATGAACGACGATCTTTCCGCCGGGTTTCCGGAACCCGACCAGATGCGCGCGGCCGCCGAATCGGCCTGCGCGCTGCTCAAGGTGCTGTCGAATCCCGACCGGTTGATGCTGCTCTGCGAGCTGTCCCAGGGTGAGCGCTGCGTGAGCGATCTCGAGGCAGCGCTGGACATCCGTCAGCCGACGCTGTCCCAGCAGCTCGGCGTGTTGCGCGACAACGCGCTGGTCCGCACGCGCCGCGACGGCAAGAACATCCACTACTCGCTCGACAGCCCCGCCGCGATCGCGGTGATGGGCGTGCTGTATGAACAGTTCTGCGGCCCGGCCGCGAAGGGGCGGCGCGATGCAGCTTGA
- a CDS encoding MFS transporter, giving the protein MTDTLSIDVSEWIDRHRVAPFQAAIVVLCFLIVAIDGFDTASIGFIAPVIRAEWGLSPAQLAPVFGAGLAGLMAGALVFGPFGDRFGRKRLLLACVACFGIASAASASAGGLTELIAWRFVTGLGLGGAMPNAITLTSEYCPARRRSLLVTTMFCGFTIGSALGGLAAAALIEHHGWRAVLVVGGAAPLLLLPVLAWRLPESVRYLVNRHAPSARIAAMLGRIAPDPRLSNASFTAPAGKPAGSPLGRLFGPDLLRGTLLLWLTFFMSLLVIYLLSSWLPTLLRTTGATLRTAAHVTAMFQVGGTLGAIVLGWLMDRFDPHRVLACSYAAAGVFVAAIGVVAASPWGAALAVFAAGFCVSGSQVGANALSAAFYPTECRTTGVSWANGIGRGGSIVGSMAGGAMLAIGVPLSTAFAVVAAPCVIAAIAVLALGAVRAGAARVPAAKTMAGERA; this is encoded by the coding sequence ATGACCGATACGCTGTCCATCGACGTCAGCGAATGGATCGACCGGCATCGCGTTGCGCCGTTTCAGGCCGCGATCGTCGTCTTGTGCTTCCTGATCGTCGCGATCGACGGTTTCGATACCGCTTCGATCGGTTTCATCGCCCCCGTCATTCGCGCGGAATGGGGCCTGTCGCCCGCGCAGCTCGCCCCGGTGTTCGGCGCGGGGCTCGCGGGGCTGATGGCCGGCGCGCTCGTGTTCGGGCCGTTCGGCGACCGGTTCGGCCGCAAGCGCCTGCTGCTCGCATGCGTCGCGTGCTTCGGCATCGCGAGTGCCGCGTCGGCGAGCGCGGGCGGCCTGACCGAGCTGATCGCGTGGCGTTTCGTGACCGGGCTCGGGCTCGGCGGCGCGATGCCCAATGCGATCACGCTGACGTCCGAGTACTGCCCGGCCCGGCGCCGTTCGCTGCTGGTGACGACGATGTTCTGCGGCTTTACGATCGGCTCCGCGCTCGGCGGGCTCGCGGCCGCCGCGCTGATCGAGCACCACGGCTGGCGCGCGGTGCTCGTCGTCGGCGGCGCGGCGCCGCTGCTGCTCCTGCCGGTGCTCGCGTGGCGGCTGCCGGAATCGGTGCGCTATCTCGTCAATCGGCACGCACCTTCCGCGCGGATCGCGGCGATGCTGGGCCGCATCGCGCCGGATCCCCGGCTTTCGAACGCGTCGTTCACCGCGCCCGCCGGCAAGCCGGCCGGATCGCCGCTTGGCCGCCTGTTCGGCCCCGACCTGTTGCGCGGCACGCTGCTGCTGTGGCTCACGTTCTTCATGAGCCTGCTCGTCATCTACCTGCTGTCCAGCTGGCTGCCGACGCTGCTGCGCACGACCGGCGCGACGCTGCGGACGGCCGCGCACGTGACCGCGATGTTCCAGGTCGGCGGCACGCTCGGCGCGATCGTCCTCGGCTGGCTGATGGACCGTTTCGACCCGCATCGCGTCCTGGCCTGCAGCTACGCGGCGGCCGGCGTGTTCGTCGCCGCGATCGGCGTGGTTGCCGCGTCGCCGTGGGGCGCCGCGCTCGCCGTGTTCGCGGCCGGTTTCTGCGTGTCGGGTTCACAGGTCGGCGCCAATGCGCTGTCGGCCGCGTTCTATCCGACCGAGTGCCGCACCACCGGTGTGAGCTGGGCGAACGGGATCGGCCGTGGCGGCTCGATCGTCGGATCGATGGCGGGCGGTGCGATGCTGGCGATCGGCGTGCCGTTGTCGACCGCGTTTGCGGTCGTCGCGGCACCGTGCGTGATCGCCGCGATCGCGGTGCTCGCGCTCGGCGCGGTTCGTGCCGGTGCGGCGCGCGTGCCCGCCGCGAAGACGATGGCGGGCGAGCGGGCCTGA
- a CDS encoding 3-hydroxybenzoate 6-monooxygenase, translating to MGETQDNGRRVLVIGGGIGGLAAALALARQGIRVKLLEQAEQIGEIGAGIQLAANAFNALDALGVGEAARSRAVFTDWLQLMDAVDAREVARIDTGAAYRERFGNPYAVIHRADIHLSIYEAVKDHPLIEFRTSTQVCGFEQDGNGVTVTDQHGERYRADAVIGCDGVKSAIRQALIGDAHRVTGHVVYRAVVDVDNMPKDLQINAPVVWAGPHCHLVHYPLRGGRQYNLVVTFHSREQETWGVREGSKEEVLSYFDGIHPLPKQMLDRPTSWKRWATADRDPVERWSEGRATVLGDAAHPMTQYIAQGACQALEDAVTLGAAVARADGDFEAAFALYERVRIPRTARVLYSAREMGRIYHAKGVERLVRNGLWVGRTQAQFYDALDWLHGWRAEDCLTPAA from the coding sequence ATGGGCGAGACACAAGACAACGGCCGGCGCGTGCTGGTGATCGGCGGCGGCATCGGCGGGCTCGCGGCAGCGCTCGCGCTCGCGCGCCAGGGCATCCGCGTGAAGCTGCTCGAACAGGCGGAGCAGATCGGCGAGATCGGCGCGGGGATTCAGCTCGCGGCGAACGCGTTCAACGCGCTCGATGCGCTGGGTGTCGGCGAGGCCGCGCGCAGCCGGGCCGTGTTCACCGACTGGCTGCAACTGATGGATGCGGTCGATGCGCGCGAGGTTGCGCGCATCGATACGGGCGCCGCGTACCGCGAGCGCTTCGGCAATCCGTATGCGGTGATTCATCGAGCGGACATTCACCTGTCGATCTACGAGGCGGTCAAGGACCATCCGCTGATCGAGTTCCGGACGAGCACGCAGGTGTGCGGGTTCGAGCAGGACGGCAACGGCGTGACCGTGACCGACCAGCACGGCGAACGTTATCGCGCCGATGCGGTGATCGGCTGCGACGGCGTGAAATCCGCGATCCGCCAGGCGCTGATCGGCGATGCGCATCGCGTGACGGGCCACGTCGTGTATCGCGCGGTGGTCGACGTCGACAACATGCCGAAGGATCTGCAGATCAATGCGCCGGTCGTGTGGGCCGGCCCGCATTGCCATCTCGTCCACTATCCGCTGCGCGGCGGGCGGCAGTACAACCTCGTCGTCACGTTCCACAGCCGCGAGCAGGAAACCTGGGGCGTGCGCGAGGGCAGCAAGGAAGAAGTGCTGTCGTACTTCGACGGCATTCATCCGCTGCCGAAGCAGATGCTCGACCGGCCGACGTCGTGGAAGCGCTGGGCGACCGCGGACCGCGATCCGGTCGAGCGCTGGAGCGAGGGCCGCGCGACGGTGCTCGGCGACGCCGCGCATCCGATGACGCAATACATTGCGCAAGGCGCGTGCCAGGCGCTCGAGGACGCGGTGACGCTCGGCGCGGCCGTCGCGCGGGCCGACGGCGATTTCGAGGCCGCGTTCGCGCTGTACGAACGCGTGCGGATTCCGCGCACCGCGCGCGTGCTGTATTCGGCGCGCGAGATGGGGCGGATCTATCACGCGAAGGGCGTCGAGCGGCTGGTGCGCAACGGGCTCTGGGTCGGCCGAACGCAGGCGCAGTTCTACGACGCGCTCGACTGGCTGCACGGCTGGCGCGCGGAAGACTGCCTGACGCCGGCTGCGTGA
- the maiA gene encoding maleylacetoacetate isomerase — translation MQLHSFFNSSTSYRVRIALALKGLPYDTLPVNIRTGEHRDAAYVANVNPSAAVPALVDGDFGLGQSLAILDYLDQIQPTPRLIPLELRHRARVLELAALIACDIHPVNNLRVLRYLDSELKVTAQQKTAWYRHWVAEGMAGVERLLARADEGPWCFGDAPTLADVCLVPQVANALRMDCDLSAYPRSLAVYEYARHEPAFDAAQPQRQPDYVA, via the coding sequence GTGCAACTGCATAGCTTCTTCAACAGCTCGACCTCCTACCGGGTGCGCATCGCGCTCGCGCTGAAAGGGCTGCCGTACGACACGCTGCCGGTGAACATCCGCACCGGCGAGCATCGCGACGCGGCCTACGTCGCGAACGTGAACCCGTCCGCAGCGGTGCCGGCGCTGGTCGACGGCGATTTCGGTCTCGGCCAGTCGCTCGCGATCCTCGATTACCTCGACCAGATCCAGCCGACGCCGCGACTGATTCCGCTCGAACTGCGGCATCGTGCGCGCGTGCTGGAACTCGCGGCGCTGATCGCCTGCGACATCCATCCGGTCAACAACCTGCGCGTGCTGCGCTATCTCGACAGCGAGCTGAAGGTCACGGCCCAGCAGAAGACCGCGTGGTACCGGCACTGGGTCGCGGAAGGAATGGCCGGCGTCGAGCGGCTGCTCGCGCGCGCGGACGAGGGCCCGTGGTGCTTCGGCGACGCGCCGACGCTGGCCGACGTGTGCCTCGTGCCGCAGGTCGCGAACGCGCTGCGGATGGATTGCGACCTGAGCGCGTATCCCCGCAGCCTCGCGGTGTACGAATACGCACGGCACGAGCCGGCGTTCGACGCGGCGCAGCCGCAGCGGCAACCGGATTACGTCGCGTAA
- a CDS encoding fumarylacetoacetate hydrolase family protein, whose protein sequence is MTFVFPPEAPVALPVVGSDARFAVRRVYCVGRNYAAHAREMGFDPDREPPFFFCKPADSVVPVGYGETLDLAYPSQTQNYHYEAELVAVIGKGGADIPLERALEHVWGYAVGLDMTRRDLQMKMREMGRPWEIGKAFDRSAPIGPVHPASDVGHFEQGGLWLTVNGTTKQKSDVSHLIWSVAETVADLSRFFRLEPGDVIFTGTPEGVGAVVAGDVMKVGVERLGELAVRVV, encoded by the coding sequence ATGACTTTCGTTTTTCCGCCCGAAGCGCCCGTGGCGCTCCCCGTCGTCGGCAGCGATGCCCGGTTCGCGGTACGCCGCGTCTATTGCGTCGGCCGCAACTACGCGGCCCACGCGCGTGAAATGGGCTTCGATCCCGATCGCGAGCCGCCGTTCTTCTTCTGCAAGCCGGCCGATTCGGTCGTGCCGGTCGGGTACGGCGAAACGCTCGATCTCGCGTATCCGTCGCAGACGCAGAACTATCACTACGAAGCCGAACTCGTCGCGGTGATCGGCAAGGGCGGGGCGGACATTCCGCTCGAACGCGCGCTCGAACACGTGTGGGGCTATGCGGTCGGCCTCGACATGACGCGCCGCGACCTGCAGATGAAGATGCGCGAAATGGGCCGGCCGTGGGAGATCGGCAAGGCGTTCGACCGCTCGGCGCCGATCGGCCCCGTGCATCCGGCGAGCGACGTCGGTCATTTCGAACAGGGCGGCCTGTGGCTGACCGTCAACGGCACGACGAAGCAGAAGAGCGACGTGTCGCACCTGATCTGGTCGGTCGCGGAAACGGTGGCCGACCTGTCGAGGTTCTTCCGCCTCGAACCGGGCGACGTGATCTTCACGGGCACGCCGGAAGGTGTCGGCGCGGTGGTGGCGGGCGACGTGATGAAGGTCGGCGTCGAGCGGCTCGGCGAACTGGCCGTGCGCGTGGTCTGA
- the gtdA gene encoding gentisate 1,2-dioxygenase: MTTHPDASRAAYYARIAEQRLAPLWESLHNLVPKSPQPAAQAAIWKYAQVRDLVMQAGSVISAEEAVRRVLVLENPGLPGKSSMTPSLYAGLQLILPGEITPSHRHTQSALRFIVEGRGAWTAVNGERTTMHPGDFIITPSWAWHDHGNPSEEAGGEPVVWLDGLDIPLVAHLDAGFAENYPEAVQPVNRPEGDSLARFGHNMVPVRHRASDPTSPVFSYPYARTREALDVLYRNGELDAWDGVKLRYVNPATGGWPMPTIATFMQFLPAGFDGRTYRSTDATIYCVVEGSGTAFIGGNAFGFEPHDVFVVPSWAPVRLSASSDSVLFSYSDRPVLSALNLLREARD, translated from the coding sequence ATGACGACCCATCCGGACGCGTCGCGCGCCGCCTACTACGCACGGATCGCCGAGCAACGCCTGGCGCCGCTGTGGGAATCGCTGCACAACCTCGTGCCGAAATCCCCGCAGCCGGCCGCGCAGGCCGCGATCTGGAAGTACGCGCAGGTGCGCGATCTCGTGATGCAGGCCGGCAGCGTGATCAGCGCGGAAGAAGCCGTGCGCCGCGTGCTGGTGCTGGAGAACCCCGGGCTGCCCGGCAAGTCGAGCATGACGCCGAGCCTGTACGCGGGGTTGCAGCTGATCCTGCCCGGCGAGATCACGCCGAGCCACCGGCATACGCAGTCGGCGCTGCGCTTCATCGTCGAAGGCCGCGGCGCGTGGACGGCCGTGAACGGCGAGCGCACGACGATGCATCCGGGCGACTTCATCATCACGCCGTCGTGGGCATGGCACGACCACGGCAACCCGTCGGAGGAAGCGGGCGGCGAGCCGGTCGTGTGGCTCGACGGGCTCGACATTCCGCTCGTCGCGCACCTCGACGCGGGCTTCGCGGAGAACTACCCGGAAGCCGTGCAGCCCGTGAATCGCCCGGAAGGCGACAGCCTCGCCCGCTTCGGTCACAACATGGTGCCGGTGCGGCATCGCGCGAGCGATCCGACGTCGCCGGTGTTCAGCTATCCGTACGCACGCACCCGCGAGGCGCTCGACGTGCTGTACCGGAACGGCGAGCTCGATGCGTGGGACGGCGTGAAGCTGCGCTACGTGAACCCCGCGACGGGCGGCTGGCCGATGCCGACGATCGCCACGTTCATGCAGTTCCTGCCCGCCGGTTTCGACGGCCGCACGTACCGCAGCACCGACGCGACGATCTACTGCGTCGTCGAGGGCAGCGGCACCGCGTTCATCGGCGGCAACGCATTCGGATTCGAGCCGCACGACGTCTTCGTCGTGCCGTCGTGGGCGCCGGTGCGGCTGTCGGCGTCGTCCGACAGCGTGCTGTTCAGCTATTCCGACCGGCCCGTGCTGTCCGCGCTGAACCTGCTGCGCGAAGCGCGCGACTGA
- a CDS encoding LysR family transcriptional regulator, which produces MDWTHRLRLRHLQVLLSLAGTGNLSQSAVALATTQPALSKWLKELEEDVGLPLFERHARGLRPTAYGEALIEHARRVEAQLDVARDDMAALREGGSGLVTIGTSGVAAADTVPLAVSQLLKRMPRAQVRLTESTMNQLMPQLARSELDIVVGRSGSTSVDPLLHAEALYVDPVVFVARPGHALAGAASVGWDDVLACSWIVWPSGTPVHNALETALTAAGRVRPPHCVESNSSILNLTLLNNTDLLGVASYRAAQRFEQLNAIRILPMQLEGQGAVSMYWHPDSANRAAVAATIECLRACAAPQVGGWEKVTAE; this is translated from the coding sequence ATGGACTGGACCCACCGGCTGCGACTGCGGCATCTGCAGGTACTGTTGAGCCTTGCCGGCACCGGCAACCTGAGCCAGTCGGCGGTGGCGCTCGCGACCACGCAGCCCGCGCTGTCGAAATGGCTGAAGGAACTGGAAGAGGACGTCGGGCTGCCGCTGTTCGAACGGCATGCGCGCGGGCTGCGGCCGACCGCCTACGGCGAAGCGCTGATCGAGCATGCGCGCCGCGTCGAAGCGCAGCTCGACGTCGCGCGCGACGACATGGCCGCGCTGCGGGAAGGCGGCAGCGGCCTCGTGACGATCGGCACGTCGGGCGTCGCGGCGGCCGACACGGTGCCGCTCGCGGTGTCGCAACTGCTCAAACGGATGCCGCGCGCGCAGGTGCGGCTCACCGAAAGCACGATGAACCAGCTGATGCCGCAGCTCGCGCGCAGCGAACTGGACATCGTCGTGGGCCGCTCGGGGTCGACATCCGTCGATCCGCTGCTGCATGCCGAAGCGCTGTATGTCGATCCGGTCGTGTTCGTCGCGCGGCCCGGCCACGCGCTCGCCGGTGCGGCGTCGGTCGGCTGGGACGACGTGCTCGCCTGTTCGTGGATCGTGTGGCCGTCGGGCACGCCCGTGCACAACGCGCTCGAGACCGCGCTGACGGCCGCCGGCCGCGTTCGGCCGCCCCACTGCGTCGAATCGAATTCGTCGATCCTCAACCTCACGCTGCTGAACAACACCGACCTGCTGGGTGTCGCGTCGTATCGTGCCGCGCAGCGCTTCGAGCAATTGAACGCGATCCGGATCCTGCCGATGCAGCTCGAAGGCCAGGGCGCGGTGTCGATGTACTGGCACCCCGACAGTGCGAATCGCGCGGCGGTGGCCGCGACGATCGAGTGCCTGCGCGCCTGTGCCGCGCCGCAGGTCGGCGGATGGGAGAAAGTGACGGCGGAATGA